The segment TCGAGAATTTGTGATGAGTGATTGTCAACGTGATCTACGAATAGGTTGAGTTGGTGACTAACATTATCATGGCGAAAGCTATGTGTGCGACATGTCTCTTGGCTTGTGGTGTTCAGTTGTGGAGCTCGAAGGCGGTGGTCAACGGCGAGGAGAAGGTCAAGTAGAAACGTGCCATGTCGATGGACCTAGAGCGATGAAGGACGGACGTGAGGCTTGGACTGACGGACCAGGAGGCTGGGTGACCAGCCGCAGTGGCTGACATCTGGGACATCGACAAGTGCAAGTGTATATGGGAGTGACCGTGTTGACCAAGTCAAGACGGCGGACGCGAGTCGAGCCTCGAGCGAGGCTTAGGTGGACTTGGCGGGCCGACCGGTCGAAGACGGCGGTGACACGTGTCGAGTGGCGGGAAAGCGTATGGAGTACGCTACTCGCGGCGGGTTTTgcgggtttgggcctcaaaacccgGGCGGAGGTCTCGATGCGGACGGACGGCACGTGGTGGCATCGGTGAGATCGCTTTGGAGCGAGGCTACCGGTGAGGAGGCGCGGTGACCGTCGGATGAAGAGAAAGAGTTGGACTAGAATGCCCTGAGGCTAGCTAGTTCGCTCAAAAATATCTAGAAGATATTTGGAGAATATGTAATATGCCTGATAAATAAGCCGGGAGTCTCCCATCTCCTCTAACTCTCTCCACACATCTCTCCACCCCCTTAACCCTGTCATTTTTTATCCTTCCTCCCCACGCTCATCCTGCTCTCTCTATGTAtggttagtttttttttctgattTCTAGAGATTTTATGAACTGAAAAATCGGTGATGTATTTGCTGTGATTTGAAGTGGGAATGGAGACCTGGGGATTTCAATTTAATCTCTGTGATTTTCGTCCACTGAGTTTCTCAGTTTTTCCCCATTTTTGCCCTTTGCTACGATCTGATTTTCTCAGAGTTTGGATTGATCCCAAGTAATGATTTTTTGGGGATTGATTCGTTACTAGTTGAATCTCATCTGTGCAAAGTTTGGGCGTTTTTCGTTGGGTTTTTGGTCGAGTTTCCTTTGTTTTTCTTCAGGGAGTTTTTCTGTTCGTCGCTCTGTTCTTGGGCTCTCGTGTGCAAGGTTTGTCTCAGCAGTATTCAATGGCAGCAGCACCCTCGCCGGCCTGTATGCCGTGCACGCTCATCAGAGCACTGCTTGCCTCTCTTTTGTGCTGATTGGTTACGCTGCCCATGGCTCgtggtactccctccgtccacgaaagagttaatttctagagttgtactaagtcaaactttttaaactttgaccaaatttctagaaaaaagtgctaagatttatagtatcaaattagtattattagattcatcatagaatatattttcatataatgtgcattttatattatagatgttgttactcttttctataaagttagttaaactttaaaaagtttgactggcacggatcctaggaattgattctttcgtggacggagggagtacttgctAGTTCATGTACGGCACAGCACATCCCCTGGCCGATACGTTTCTGCTGGAGTGGACCTCCTAGCGCTGCAGCAGCTGTCCGGCAGTGCAGCCCCTGCCCAGCGCTCTGTCTTGCTGTAGCGTGTTGCCGTGATCTCTCTTCTCCCTGTTTTGTTTCTCTGTCAGTAGGAGAGCAGTTCCTACGTTGGTGTGTATGTAATTTCCTTGCTTACTTTTGATTGTTCGATGGCAGAGTTTGTGCATCAGTGATCTACTGAATTTCATCAAAGTGCTTCCTGTGCTGTGCGGACTGTTTTGTTTCTTCGTTTGATTCTTTGTTGGATGTGAAGGTCTGTGGTTCCTATTGGCCAGCAACTATTGCTCTCCTGGTGTTTGCTTAGCAGTGCGTGCGCTTCACTGTGCTTGCTATtcctcttaggccttgtttagttcccaaaaaatattgcaaaatttttcagattccccgtcacatcgaatctttaaacgcatgcatggagtattaaatatagacgaaaataaaaactaattgcacagtttgatcggaattgacgagacaaatcttttaagcctagttagtccatgattggacaatatttatcaaatacaaacgaaaatgctacattacccattttgcaaaattttttgcaactaaacaaggccttagtcagtGTTTAACTCTCTACAGTGCTTATGCTTAGTAGTAGAATTTCTTTTGCAGCAAGCAGTTCTTGTCATTCCCAGGTGCAAGGTTGAACATGGTTGGTTTTTTCAATTTTTGAGTTGTCTTTTTCAATCTACAGGAAGTAATCATTATGTGCTCATTTATTTAATTCCAATCATGTGCACGTAACTGATTTTGTGCTTCCAAGGGTGTCAATTTGTTTCGTGCGCAGTTTAATTGTTTGAGCTTCAAATTTAGTTTTGTCAGTTGCTTTGGCCTTCTATCATTGCAAGGATTTTAGCTCAGTGCTCTTGTCATCGGTTGGCTTGAGTAATTTAATTTAGGATCTCTCGCTTATGTTTGGCGGTGATTTGGGACAgtggccaaaaatattttgagacaaattttttggctCCCATTCACCCTCTCTAGTCGCCGTTTTCGGTCCttcagagttatcatagatccattaatcacacagagagagagaggggaataTTAAACATATTGATTCATCACATCAAAAAGAGTAAGAGATTCAGAACATATTCATCAAATCACTAAGAGAGAAACACATCAGATATGAGACCGAACGCATCATCGATGAACCAAACATCATGCAAGAGAGCTCCGCCTGCGCCTTGAGCATCGGCATAGGTGTCCCAAATCTGACCAAATATTTCTATCGAGGATGGATCCATCCCTCATCATCCCTGAACCAAACACGAGGCAAACTGAGTTCTTCGCATCCCATGCCAGGTGATCCTCGCAACCGAACACACGGTTATAAAGACTGGCGTGGTCTAAAAGGACGTCGATGAGGCCCTTGGTGTGGAGAGGAGGGTGACACGGTGGCCCTGCCGAGTTATGCGCTTCGTGATCTCCGTGAAGGTGAGGATGTGGCTGAACGCCAGCCATGGCAGCATCAAGACGTACATTATTATGCCGCTTTTGACGGCTTTGGCAACGGAATCCAGAGATCTTGTCAAGAAGATTGATGGATGTCCTTGTTGGCTTCTTTGGCATCCTACCACATCATAACATATGCATTTGCCCGTTCGCTTGTCTCAAAAATCAcggctgaaagtactgttcgctgatttgttacgaaaaaacactgctgaatggccGACAAATTCGACACATAAGCTCAAGGAAACTGTCTACTATTCAACTGATCAAAAAATCAATGCAAGTTAGAGGAACTTTGAACTCAACACTGACAGTCTGACCGTGGAGTCCTAGAACGTAACAGGCTCGTTCACCCACATGAGAATTCAACCAGTTAGGTACAAAGACCATAAACCAATAAACCATAATAGTCCTTCGGCCATGACCAATAGATTAGAACCGAAAAAGCAAAATAAAAAGGGCAACATAGCATATAATGATGTCTGTTAATTAATTTATGCAATTGATACATACAATAGCATGACATGAGGACATGTATATCGGTGTTGTCTCTTATATAGTGTCACTAATCCTCAACATAAATTTAGAAAATAACATTACCCAAATGGGTTGTCGGTCAGGAGTCTATTTGCCACTAAACAAGTTGTTTTAGGTAATTTCACCATTTATCCTAAGATTTTTTTTATGCTTAAGAAAAAGGATTGCCAATGGCCTAAGTCTTTGAAAGTACATGAAGCAATACTACAGATTTCCTGAACCCAAAAATACTGCTTTTGTTGTACGACTAGCTCAATTCTGCCTTTTTCTGGAAGACGTTGAGAACAGGTAAAATGCAAAATAAAACTAGAATCATCAAGTCATGCAAGATCAGATAAGGCAGACAGATAAATAGAATTACAACAGTGAGCTCATCAATCTCTTGATATGCGAGCAAGCAAACCAGTGGGTGTTTGAACTGTTTTTATGTGCCCAGATCCAATCAAATCGCGAAGGAGGAACCGCGTATCAAGAGATGATAATCTTAACTTTGTATTCTCCAGTGAAGAGAGCAGCATCTCCTTGTACTTTCTACGGTTCAACAGCGAAAGAATTTCTTTCCTGCCCTGCTCAACACAACTAAGTCAGATGGTAAAAGATGTCCACGTTGGTAACTTTGTATAACATGTACTGAAAATATTTATCAAGGTGCACAAACCTGGGATAGGCCTTTCAATATGGGGCCAATTCTTGGAATAGAAAACCAGTAAATATTTGGATCAATAAGTTGGCGAGTCTGGAAGGAAAAAGGAATCCAGTATAAACAACAATatactctcacaacaaatcagaaaacagtactttcagtcatggcttatcagccaagcgaGGCTAGTAAGAATTGGTAAAGAGAAGATAAATCATTTTATTTCCCTAATAGGTGTAGAAATGGATAAGCATGAAAACAGATGATACAAGTACATCCACATTTATTCTTTCAGTATATGAAATTGGAATTTGTACATAACTGTTGAAATCATGGCCACGCTACCTGTGATAATGATCTTAAAACAATAAAGAAGAAATTACTTACTAAGAGACCAGCATTCATCAACAGTgtgatatgtttgtctgttaCATCACCACCCCGTGATAACAGTGAGCACTGCAATGAAATATATTAGATATATTCGACTATTTCATTAACAGAAGATATCAATGAGGTGTTAGTGTTACTCATAGCAACAGTGAAATACTATATCTTGGTTCATCTCctagttttattttatttaagaaACATTTGACCAGAAAACGGTCATCTAAAGAGTAGCAATGCAAAATTCTGACAGAAACCTTTCTATATTTTCAATAGCAAATGGTAATTACCTCTAACAAGAAAAGGTCAAGATAGAATCATGCACAGAAGTAACTAATACCTAATTCTTGATACTTACCAGATCTAATTGATTTATGCTAACATCCAGTTTTGAAGGGACCACATATCTCTCAAACCACTCAAATACTTCATTACCGTCTTGGTCTTTACCCCCTGACCGTTTAATAGCAAAAGAGACCTGCATAAGTTTAATGCAAGAAAGAAACATATAAAAAATAGTTTAATATGAAAAATGTAAGGTAAAGATGATTAATAACATATTCACTGTTTTGGTACCATTTGTCAAATTTAAACACTTGTCTTTATCATAATCCCATGAAAAGAAAAGCCTTTACAGAATTTATGACTAAAAACATGCACAATTTAAGCCTGTGAAGGATTCAAGTACACTTGATTTGAAATAATCGATCAAATACAAAATGTATGTGCACAAATATACACATAAGGCCATCTCTTATATATATCCATGCCAATGTAAGCATTTAATTTATCATCATATATACAAATATGTCCAGAAAAAGATAGGGTTTTCATATGTACAGAAATCTATAAGAATGCTTTACAGGATAGCCATTGGACAAGACACAAAACCTCTTCTTTTCATCTTATAGGTTGTAAAAAGACACAATATAATGATGGCAGCTCTCCTGcattttcaagaaaaaaaaagacataATAGTAACAACCAGAACTACATTCACATGGTGACAACAGCAGGTCCACACTTATAAAGAACCAAACTTGTCTGGTGCATACAGCTATTATTGCAGTTATGAACAGGTACAACTCAAAGGTTTGCTCTAAAGACCTATGTTTCGCGAAAGGGCCTCTGAGTTGGTTAGATGGCTTCAATAGCACTCCTCGGGTCCTAGGTCCAACTCATGGGAACGAATTTCAAGCAGACTGCTGAGGTTAAAAAATTCCCTTATTTGTCCCACGCCAAAGCACATATCTAAGGACTGGCTCAGTCTCCCATGGGAAACGGTGCCTCTGTGTATGGGTGAGGCAGGGGTTCGAGGGTTTTCTCAACCTACGTGAGAAAAGGTTACCTTTTATCTTAAGCAGAATGGGCAGGGGGCCGTCATTACCCCCGCCCCCCCCCCTCCTTTTCGGGACTGCAGGTCGAGTTTTTAAAACCTATGTTTCCAACATTTCCTGGCAAACTGCAA is part of the Sorghum bicolor cultivar BTx623 chromosome 10, Sorghum_bicolor_NCBIv3, whole genome shotgun sequence genome and harbors:
- the LOC8061937 gene encoding serine/threonine-protein kinase 19 isoform X2 yields the protein MIALQLMRTQFPKLDKVVAQPFILQSQLYSSVKDRTQVDRDLESFKNDRVLRIFKLSSGQDDHAIMFMDDYLKQVSFAIKRSGGKDQDGNEVFEWFERYVVPSKLDVSINQLDLCSLLSRGGDVTDKHITLLMNAGLLTRQLIDPNIYWFSIPRIGPILKGLSQGRKEILSLLNRRKYKEMLLSSLENTKLRLSSLDTRFLLRDLIGSGHIKTVQTPTGLLARISRD
- the LOC8061937 gene encoding serine/threonine-protein kinase 19 homolog isoform X1, with the protein product MTEPSSSYSLPSKKRQRSPDDNEHSLDRDQTCSSLEDNLTFNDTMIALQLMRTQFPKLDKVVAQPFILQSQLYSSVKDRTQVDRDLESFKNDRVLRIFKLSSGQDDHAIMFMDDYLKQVSFAIKRSGGKDQDGNEVFEWFERYVVPSKLDVSINQLDLCSLLSRGGDVTDKHITLLMNAGLLTRQLIDPNIYWFSIPRIGPILKGLSQGRKEILSLLNRRKYKEMLLSSLENTKLRLSSLDTRFLLRDLIGSGHIKTVQTPTGLLARISRD